In Sphingobacterium thalpophilum, a genomic segment contains:
- a CDS encoding HAMP domain-containing sensor histidine kinase — MRLANQTLKYLSISVLVVIALWSTVFYLFMLEVIHDNIDEELENQKRLIIQELSSNPTVAPDLEFGINNYKVRQISEEQALKMQNVYKDTMLYMQDDDDPQPELEPVRMLTTAFEHQGHYYELPIINSMIEESDLIKNLFYSVVILFVLLVISIVSINKVVIERLWGPLYTFLDQLTRFRLGKTKEKPTMDTQIQEFKDLQLAVTTLIRHNEESYEQQKQFIGNASHELQTPLAIMINKLEIMAETEGLSQEQSEAVAAVLATAERLVRLNKSLLLLSKIENKQFLHNEDLSFNTLVLNIVAEFEAIAEFKQIKINVVQEDQLSVQMDSALANIVVSNLLRNALFHNRLGGEVNIHITNKGLTVSNTSTHAALDANLVFSRFYRSDAASKGTGLGLAIVQAICHLYGFVIVYQYENNQHSFQLNIVP, encoded by the coding sequence ATGAGATTAGCCAACCAAACACTAAAGTATCTTTCGATCTCCGTATTGGTGGTCATCGCTCTCTGGTCAACAGTGTTCTATCTATTTATGCTGGAGGTGATCCACGATAATATCGACGAAGAACTCGAAAACCAAAAACGGCTCATTATCCAGGAACTTTCCAGCAATCCCACCGTAGCCCCAGATTTAGAGTTTGGGATAAATAACTATAAGGTGCGCCAGATCTCCGAAGAACAGGCCCTTAAGATGCAAAACGTTTATAAGGACACCATGTTGTATATGCAGGACGATGATGATCCCCAGCCGGAACTGGAACCAGTTCGAATGTTGACGACAGCATTTGAACATCAAGGACATTATTATGAACTTCCGATCATCAATTCGATGATCGAAGAGAGCGATCTAATCAAGAATCTCTTTTATTCTGTTGTTATTTTATTTGTTTTGTTGGTCATCAGTATCGTATCTATCAATAAAGTCGTCATAGAACGTTTATGGGGGCCATTATATACGTTCTTGGATCAGTTGACACGGTTTCGTTTAGGCAAAACCAAGGAGAAGCCCACGATGGATACGCAGATCCAGGAATTTAAAGACCTACAGCTTGCTGTGACTACCTTAATTCGCCATAACGAGGAAAGCTATGAACAGCAAAAACAGTTTATTGGCAATGCTTCACATGAATTACAGACACCGTTGGCCATTATGATCAACAAATTGGAAATCATGGCGGAAACAGAAGGGTTGAGCCAGGAACAGTCTGAGGCTGTTGCAGCGGTATTAGCAACTGCCGAGCGGCTTGTTCGCCTCAATAAATCCTTGTTGCTGTTGAGTAAAATTGAGAATAAACAATTTTTGCACAATGAGGATCTTTCGTTCAATACGCTTGTGCTAAATATTGTAGCGGAGTTTGAGGCTATTGCTGAATTTAAACAGATAAAAATCAATGTCGTGCAAGAAGATCAGCTGAGTGTACAAATGGATAGTGCTTTGGCAAATATAGTGGTGTCAAATCTCCTGCGAAATGCTTTGTTCCACAATAGATTAGGCGGCGAGGTGAATATCCATATAACGAACAAAGGGCTTACGGTGTCCAATACGAGTACACATGCAGCGTTGGATGCTAACCTGGTATTCTCCCGTTTTTATAGGTCAGATGCAGCATCCAAAGGTACTGGCTTGGGACTGGCCATTGTGCAGGCCATCTGTCACCTCTATGGTTTTGTAATCGTCTACCAGTATGAAAACAATCAGCATAGCTTTCAGCTCAATATTGTCCCTTAG
- a CDS encoding helix-turn-helix domain-containing protein, which produces MKILVIEDEADQADNLDFIYSQIKNLRKKFLASHADVDFEAVYGIGYKLVEK; this is translated from the coding sequence ATGAAAATATTGGTTATTGAAGACGAAGCGGACCAGGCGGATAATCTTGATTTCATCTATTCACAGATAAAAAACTTGCGCAAAAAATTCTTGGCTAGTCATGCTGATGTGGATTTTGAAGCGGTATATGGAATCGGTTATAAACTTGTCGAAAAATGA
- a CDS encoding beta-L-arabinofuranosidase domain-containing protein gives MKRYTIYFAAILTIFIKMTVVVVAQGGDQILDGIGETGMVARYVFDGDFKDWSRNGLHGKFQGTKASFVSDKQFTKVLSLAGGKDDFVVLPAQVLNDLESISITGWIYLRAAQSGQYLFDFGQDIAKHFAGTPTGTAQQNGYMGIIAQKKAAVKNAVSSAVPLNKWVHLAIVVDIATGTMQTYLDGMPAGEVNDIPQELTEVFGQAGSKRTLYIGKSLSGGNVSLNALLHDFRIYRVPLNQNQIGMVYRNALKGVREDVASKGKAEDDLPRFPMNKAALYNAFLTGVADVTVETAIGELPRLPSYVVGTYKDGMVGPKVRVLWPAPTDNSAVAQQTAYTVTGRIPGTDLKPKAIITVKGKVKSKIPSLKLEAFHLDQVSLNTDVKQHQTKFIENRNKFIDTLAKTDPNSFLYMFQHAFGQKQPIGVQPLEVWDSQDIKLRGHATGHYLTAIAQAYASTGYDKALQSKFLGKMDTMVNVLYALSKLSGTPRQAGQASIADPAAVPYGPGKSAYDSDLSDEGIRTDYWNWGLGFISAYPPDQFIMLEHGAKYGGQKNQVWAPYYTLHKILAGLMDVYEVSGNKKALEIAEGMGNWVYTRLNKVPTETLIKMWNTYIAGEFGGMNEVMARLYRITGEENYLKTARLFDNIDMFYGDAAHTHGLAKNVDTFRGLHANQHIPQIVGSMELYRVSNEPQYYKIADNFWYKATNDYMYSIGGVAGARNPANAECFISQPATLYENGFSAGGQNETCATYNMLKLTSDLFMFDQRAELMDYYERGLYNHILASVAENSPANTYHVPLRAGSIKQFGNADMKGFTCCNGTAIESSTKLQNTIYFKSKDDQALYVNLYIPSTLHWTERGISVEQQTSFPKADQTALTIRGNGKFELHVRVPSWATKGFFVAINGVNQKIKAEPGTYLTLNRTWKDGDVINLKMPFQFHLDPVMDQPNMASLFYGPILLAAQEPAARKDWRKVTLDAKDIAKSIKGNPETLEFYIDDVLYKPFYDTYGRHSVYLDVSLK, from the coding sequence ATGAAAAGATATACGATATATTTTGCAGCAATTCTCACAATTTTTATTAAAATGACAGTTGTAGTTGTGGCACAGGGTGGGGATCAGATCTTAGATGGTATCGGGGAGACAGGCATGGTGGCCCGCTATGTCTTTGATGGGGATTTTAAGGATTGGTCGCGCAATGGACTACATGGTAAATTCCAGGGCACAAAAGCTTCATTTGTATCAGATAAGCAATTTACAAAGGTGCTTTCTCTCGCTGGAGGAAAGGACGATTTTGTCGTACTTCCAGCGCAAGTACTCAATGATCTTGAGTCGATCAGCATAACAGGTTGGATATATTTACGTGCAGCGCAGTCTGGTCAGTATTTATTCGATTTTGGACAAGATATTGCTAAGCATTTTGCTGGAACACCAACAGGTACAGCGCAGCAAAATGGCTATATGGGGATAATCGCGCAAAAGAAGGCCGCAGTAAAAAATGCGGTCTCTTCGGCTGTGCCTTTAAACAAATGGGTGCACTTGGCCATCGTAGTTGATATTGCTACAGGGACCATGCAAACATATTTGGATGGTATGCCCGCCGGAGAAGTTAACGACATCCCGCAGGAGCTGACCGAGGTTTTTGGACAAGCAGGTAGCAAGAGGACACTATACATTGGAAAATCCCTGTCGGGTGGCAATGTAAGTTTAAATGCACTGTTGCATGATTTTCGCATTTATCGTGTGCCACTGAATCAAAACCAGATCGGCATGGTGTATAGAAATGCGTTGAAGGGTGTGCGTGAAGATGTTGCTTCTAAAGGTAAGGCTGAGGATGACCTGCCGCGATTTCCAATGAATAAAGCAGCGCTTTATAATGCCTTCTTAACAGGGGTTGCAGATGTCACCGTAGAAACAGCGATAGGCGAGCTGCCTCGATTGCCGAGTTACGTCGTCGGTACATATAAAGACGGTATGGTGGGACCAAAAGTACGTGTGTTGTGGCCTGCACCAACCGACAATAGTGCCGTCGCGCAGCAAACAGCTTACACCGTCACGGGGCGTATTCCCGGGACTGATCTGAAACCCAAAGCCATCATTACAGTCAAAGGGAAGGTAAAGTCCAAGATACCTAGCTTAAAATTGGAGGCATTTCACTTGGATCAGGTTTCCCTTAATACGGATGTAAAGCAACATCAAACGAAGTTTATTGAAAATCGCAATAAATTCATTGATACATTGGCAAAAACGGATCCCAATTCATTCCTCTATATGTTTCAACACGCGTTTGGGCAAAAACAACCGATCGGTGTGCAACCTTTGGAGGTATGGGACAGCCAGGATATCAAACTGCGCGGTCATGCTACAGGACATTACCTGACGGCAATTGCACAAGCTTATGCGAGTACAGGCTATGATAAGGCACTCCAATCAAAATTTTTGGGGAAGATGGATACCATGGTCAACGTGCTTTATGCCTTGTCAAAGTTGTCGGGTACACCGAGACAGGCGGGGCAGGCTTCTATTGCAGATCCTGCTGCGGTGCCTTATGGTCCCGGTAAATCAGCTTATGATTCTGACCTGAGTGACGAAGGAATCCGTACAGATTATTGGAACTGGGGACTTGGCTTTATCAGTGCCTATCCCCCGGATCAGTTTATTATGCTTGAACATGGCGCAAAATATGGCGGGCAGAAGAACCAGGTTTGGGCACCTTATTATACGCTGCATAAAATCCTGGCCGGCCTGATGGATGTTTATGAGGTAAGTGGAAATAAAAAAGCATTGGAGATCGCAGAGGGAATGGGCAATTGGGTGTATACACGCTTAAATAAAGTCCCGACAGAGACATTAATCAAGATGTGGAATACGTATATCGCAGGTGAATTTGGCGGAATGAATGAAGTGATGGCAAGGTTATATCGTATAACAGGTGAAGAGAACTATTTAAAAACTGCCCGCTTATTTGACAATATTGATATGTTCTACGGCGATGCCGCGCATACACATGGACTGGCCAAAAATGTAGATACTTTTAGGGGCTTACATGCCAATCAGCATATTCCTCAAATTGTGGGTAGCATGGAGCTTTACCGGGTGTCCAATGAGCCCCAATATTATAAAATTGCGGACAACTTTTGGTATAAGGCCACCAACGATTATATGTATAGTATCGGTGGTGTGGCTGGTGCCAGAAATCCCGCCAATGCCGAATGTTTTATTAGTCAGCCGGCGACATTATATGAAAATGGATTTTCTGCAGGTGGGCAGAACGAAACCTGTGCAACCTATAACATGCTGAAATTGACAAGTGACTTGTTTATGTTCGATCAGCGCGCAGAGTTGATGGATTATTATGAACGTGGATTATACAATCATATCTTAGCTTCTGTTGCAGAAAATAGTCCAGCAAACACGTATCATGTACCTTTACGCGCGGGATCTATTAAGCAGTTTGGAAATGCCGATATGAAAGGCTTTACCTGCTGTAATGGTACGGCTATTGAGAGCAGTACTAAATTGCAGAATACAATCTATTTTAAAAGTAAGGATGACCAGGCGCTGTATGTCAATCTGTATATTCCTTCTACCCTACACTGGACGGAACGGGGAATCAGCGTCGAGCAACAAACCAGTTTTCCGAAAGCGGATCAAACAGCGTTGACCATACGGGGGAATGGCAAATTTGAACTTCATGTGCGGGTGCCAAGCTGGGCAACAAAGGGATTTTTTGTTGCAATAAATGGAGTCAATCAAAAAATTAAAGCTGAGCCGGGCACTTACCTGACCTTAAACCGTACCTGGAAAGATGGGGATGTGATCAACCTCAAAATGCCATTTCAGTTTCATCTGGACCCGGTTATGGATCAGCCCAATATGGCGAGTCTGTTTTATGGGCCAATCTTATTAGCCGCCCAGGAACCTGCAGCAAGAAAGGACTGGCGTAAAGTAACCTTAGACGCAAAGGATATTGCTAAGTCTATTAAAGGGAATCCCGAAACATTGGAATTTTACATTGATGATGTCCTTTATAAACCTTTTTATGATACTTACGGACGTCATTCGGTTTACCTGGATGTCAGCTTAAAATAA
- a CDS encoding nucleotide sugar dehydrogenase, which produces MKRIKKIACIGAGYVGGPTMSVIAQKNPAIKVTVVDINEKRISAWNDSDLSKIPVYEPGLDLVLAESRGRNLFFSTDVDAAIEEADMIFISVNTPTKNYGKGKGEAADLKYIELCARQIARVASSDKIVVEKSTLPVRTAQALKSILHNTGNGVSFQVLSNPEFLAEGTAIADLHHPDRVLIGGEDQEAIDALAHIYEAWVPKKQIITTNLWSSELSKLVANAFLAQRVSSINSISELCEVTGANIDEVAYAVGQDNRIGSKFLKASVGFGGSCFKKDILNLVYIARSYNLFKVADYWEQVVAINDHQRARFAERIVKTMYNTVNEKKIVFLGWAFKKDTNDTREASAIYVADHLLDEQAQVVVYDPKVKEEQIYSDIDGLNSRSPEQNRNLLKVVNDPYTAFGDAYAVAILTEWDEFKAYDWALIKNLMKRPAFVFDGRRILDAVKMADMGFEYYSIGE; this is translated from the coding sequence ATGAAAAGAATAAAAAAGATTGCTTGTATTGGAGCAGGCTATGTTGGGGGGCCAACAATGTCGGTTATTGCTCAGAAAAATCCCGCTATTAAAGTTACAGTAGTTGATATCAACGAAAAGCGCATATCGGCATGGAACGATTCTGATTTAAGCAAAATTCCTGTTTATGAGCCAGGCTTGGATCTTGTTTTGGCTGAATCAAGGGGCAGAAACCTTTTTTTTAGCACAGATGTGGATGCTGCTATAGAGGAGGCAGATATGATCTTCATATCGGTAAATACGCCGACAAAAAATTATGGAAAGGGTAAAGGTGAAGCGGCCGATTTAAAGTATATTGAGTTGTGTGCTCGGCAGATTGCACGAGTAGCGTCATCTGATAAGATTGTTGTAGAAAAATCTACTTTGCCTGTTCGTACAGCGCAAGCATTAAAAAGTATTTTACATAATACAGGTAATGGCGTAAGTTTTCAGGTTCTTTCCAATCCCGAATTTTTGGCTGAAGGAACAGCGATAGCCGACTTACACCATCCTGACCGCGTATTGATAGGAGGAGAAGATCAGGAAGCTATTGATGCACTTGCTCATATATATGAAGCTTGGGTACCTAAAAAACAGATTATAACGACGAACTTATGGTCCTCTGAATTATCTAAACTTGTCGCAAATGCTTTTCTCGCCCAACGCGTATCTAGTATTAATTCGATATCTGAGCTTTGTGAAGTAACAGGAGCTAACATTGATGAAGTGGCTTATGCAGTAGGTCAGGACAATCGTATCGGTTCAAAATTCTTAAAAGCATCTGTTGGTTTCGGTGGATCCTGTTTTAAAAAAGACATTTTGAATTTAGTCTATATTGCGAGATCGTATAATCTTTTTAAAGTTGCAGACTATTGGGAGCAAGTCGTTGCCATAAACGATCACCAGAGAGCACGTTTTGCAGAAAGAATTGTTAAGACAATGTATAACACTGTAAATGAGAAGAAAATCGTGTTTTTAGGCTGGGCATTCAAAAAGGATACAAATGATACACGTGAAGCTTCTGCTATCTATGTGGCTGATCATCTGCTTGATGAGCAAGCCCAAGTTGTTGTTTACGACCCAAAAGTGAAAGAAGAGCAAATTTATAGCGATATTGATGGATTGAATAGTAGATCGCCTGAGCAGAATAGAAATCTTCTTAAGGTCGTGAACGATCCTTACACTGCTTTCGGAGATGCATATGCCGTAGCGATATTGACTGAGTGGGATGAGTTTAAGGCGTATGATTGGGCTTTGATAAAAAATCTGATGAAACGTCCAGCTTTTGTGTTTGACGGACGTAGAATATTGGATGCTGTTAAAATGGCTGATATGGGATTTGAATATTATTCAATTGGAGAATAA
- a CDS encoding CpsB/CapC family capsule biosynthesis tyrosine phosphatase — protein MRSIFNRKSQPYDLSWMEVDMHCHVLPGLDDGCANTAESMKILSRLADLNLKQLYFTPHVFKEMYPNTVSHIERAFAQLSIGEFAGFLGGYAAEYMVDSHFEQLLKADEKLLTLPTNLILIEMSYAQEYNQIERMIFDLLIEGYNPILAHPERYKFYHGNVDQIRRLREIGCLLQVNLLSVTGYYGMHEKRMAKYLASEGLVDLVGTDIHHERHVIRREDCSEPSCNLKGEYLGVN, from the coding sequence ATGCGGTCTATTTTTAATAGAAAGAGTCAACCTTATGACCTCAGTTGGATGGAGGTTGATATGCATTGCCATGTTTTGCCTGGATTGGATGACGGTTGTGCCAATACAGCGGAAAGTATGAAGATATTGAGCCGTCTAGCTGATTTAAATCTGAAGCAGCTATATTTTACACCCCATGTGTTTAAGGAAATGTATCCCAATACCGTTTCACATATAGAACGAGCATTTGCTCAGTTATCTATCGGAGAATTCGCCGGTTTTCTTGGGGGATATGCCGCGGAATATATGGTTGATAGTCACTTTGAGCAGCTTTTAAAAGCTGATGAGAAATTGTTAACATTGCCCACTAATTTGATTTTGATCGAAATGTCCTATGCGCAGGAATATAATCAAATTGAACGAATGATTTTTGATTTGTTGATCGAGGGATATAATCCCATTTTGGCACATCCTGAACGCTATAAATTTTACCATGGCAATGTGGATCAAATCAGGCGGTTACGTGAAATTGGTTGTTTATTGCAGGTTAATCTTTTATCTGTTACGGGCTACTATGGGATGCACGAAAAGCGTATGGCAAAATATCTGGCCAGTGAGGGGTTAGTGGATCTTGTGGGTACGGACATTCATCATGAAAGACATGTTATACGAAGAGAAGATTGTAGTGAACCTTCATGTAATTTAAAGGGCGAATATCTTGGCGTTAACTAA